The DNA region AGCAGCTTCTTAATACAACACTACGAAACTTGAAGAGTGAACTTACCTCTACGCTAGCGTActtgcacatggaacatttaaaGGGCTTCTCGTGAGTGTGTTTATAACGTCTGTGTCGGGCACGTTCTCCACTGGTGACAAATGCCATGTCACAGTCACCACACTTGTAGGGCCTGGTTCCTGTAAGATCACATCGTTTATTCTTTCAAGCAAGATTTAGCCACATTTTTCCTAGGGAATCATAACTTATTAATGACACTCAGtctcaaaatgctttaaaaattaagaggcTCTTTAAACCACAAAGGCCCCGGAAAGATATGAGAAAAACCTTGGGAACATCCAACGTTTTTAactaaaattgaagaaaaaagacaaaattaaagtctaaaaaactgcattattttaatatacaaacagatggattTGCATTCTTACCTAAGCCTCAACACACATCATTCAAGGTAAATATCCCTCTCAGCTGTTTACCTGTATGGGTGTTGATATGATTCCGAAGGACAGTAACAGTACGGAAAGCTTTCAGGCAAAGGTGACACGTATAAGGCTTTTCATTGGTGTGAGTTTTCATATGACGATTCAAACTCGAAATTCTAGAAGAGGTGAACGTGCAGATGTCACAGTGGAAGGTTCGTTTTCCTTCTGTAGGAGGGAGAGACAACATTTATGTATTTGTACAAACCTTTCTTTAGGTGTTCAAGTTCCACTTAAATACAAAGTAACTACACACATCCTTTTCTCACCTAATGTGGTAACTGAACAAAAGGTGCTCCATGCAAATggtaagcaaaagaaagctgggtggCTATACTAATGGACAAGACAGACTTCAACAAaaattgttacaagagacaaataagaaCATAACgcaatgataaaagggtcaaaccatcatgaagatataacaattataaacatacgTGAACCTAATAACAGATCCCCAAAATActtgaagcaaaaactgaaagaactgaaagtagGAAGAGATGGTTCAATAACAGTTGGAGACTTCGAtgccccactttcaacaatgaagAGAACTAGACAGAATATCACCAAGGAAACAGAAGACTTAAACAACATTATAAACGAACTGGACAGAAGAAACAGCTATAGaacactccactcaacaacaggAGAACATACATTCTTCTCAGGTACATAAGGCACCTTCTTCAGGAAAGACCATATGGTAAATCAGAAAACAAGtgtcaattaattttaaaagacagaaataatttgCTCTCTGACCATTATGGAATGAAgtcagaaatcaataaaagaaggaaatttggaatattcacaaatatatagaagttaaacaacatactcctaaaggaccaatgggtcaaagaagaaatcacaaagaaactgtaaaatgctttgagatgaataaaagtgaaaacatgGCATACCAAGCTTACAGGATATAGCTAAAGTGCTCAGAAGGAAACTTTTAATTGTAaacacttacattaaaaaagaaaaaatatctcagatcaataacctaactttacatcttaaggaactagaaaaataagagaagtcTAAactcaaagctagcagaaggaagaaataataaggaTTAGAGTGAAGATAAATgagatagaaaataagaaaacagcagAGAGGACCAATGAAACGAAAgttggttcttttaaaagatcAACATTGACACTTTCTCTAGActtgtaactaaaaaaaaaaaagataagtcaaataactaaaatcaagAAGCAAAGTGTACTACCAACcgtacagaaataaaaaagactataAGAGAATACACAGATGTGTGCCAATAAACTAGAAAACctatacaaaatggaaaattcctagaaacacacaaactaccaaaactgactcaagaagaaatagaaaatccaaaTAGCCCTACAATCAATAAAGAGATTGAGTCATTAATCAAAAAAGTTCAACAAAGAAACCCCCAGGGCCAGATGGCATCATTGGAGAATACCACCAGACTTAAAGAATTAACAGCAatctaaaactcttaaaaaacaTCTAAACTCTAAACTCTAACatctaaaactcttaaaaaaaaaagagagacgagtaggaaacacttcccaactcatttcatgaggccagtattactctgatactgaaaaaaaaagacaccaaaacaaaactatagaccaatatcccttatgaataccgatgcaaaaatcttcaacatactagcaaaccaaatccagtaGCATATTTAAAAGATTGTGCACCTTGACTAGGTGGAATTTATCACAGTAATGGAAGAGAGGTTGAACagatggaaatcaatcaatgtaatacaccaaactgacaaaagaaagggagaaaaagccctacgtgatcatctcaataggtacaGAAAAAGCACTTCACAAAttccaacaccctttcatgacgAAACACTCAACAAACTTGGAATAGAAGGTTTTGGGGTTGAGTTGTGTTCCCCAAAAAGATCCGTTGCAGTCCTAATGGCAAACATccatgaatgtgaccttacttgcaCATAGGGTCTCTGAAGACAATTTCAGATGATCATACTGGACTAGGACGGGTCCTAATCCAATacgactggtatccttataagaagagaacagagacacagaaagagacacaCGGAGAACTTtatgtgacaacagaggcagagacttgGAGGGatgcacctacaagccaaggatgcCGTGGTTGCTGCAtcagcagaagctaagagaaaggcatggaacatATTCTCTTTTAGAGCCTTCCAACAGAGCATGGCTGTATCAacactgatttcagacttccagcttccagagctgtGACAGAATatgttcatggttttttttttgttttttttttaagatgttgggggtaggagtttattaattaatttattttatttttgctgtattgggtcttcgtttctgtgcgagggctttctctagttgtggcaagcaggggcagcttttcatcgcggtgcgcgggcctctcactattgcggcctctcttgttgcggagcacaggcttcagacgcgcaggctcagtagttgtggctcgcgggcgtagttgctccgcggcatgtgggatcttcccagaccagggctcgaacccgtgtcccctgcattagcaggcagactctcaaccactgcgccaccagggaagccctgtttatgttgttttaagccacccagtttgtggcattttgttatggcagccctgggaagCTAATACAGgtaccaatttaaaaatgggcaaaggatttgaatagacattttcgaAGAAGACACACCAATAGCCAATAACacgtgaaaagatactcaacatcattagtcattagggaaatgcaaatgaaaaccataatgGGACACCccttcacactcactaggatggctgtaatttttttaaatggagaatagtgagaatgtggagaaagtggaaccctcctacattgctggtgggaatgtaaactggtgcagctcTGCAGCTCCTCAAATAGTGAAACATAGAGtgtccagcaattctactcctcggtatacacccaaaagaactgaaaacaggtgtgcaaacaaaaacttgtccatgaatattcatagcagcaccatgGACAATAGCTAAAAGGTAAAAACAGCCTAAATCTGGATCAACAGATCACTGGATAAACAGAACATGGTgtgtatccacacaatggaatgttattcagggGTGAAGGGATGAAGTACCGACACATGCTACGACGAcgtggatgagccttgaaaacgtTATGGTATGTGAAGGgatccagacacaaaaggccatgtgCTACCTGGGTATGATTCCATTGAAATGAAATGCCCAGAAGCGACTGTTTGATGGGTACActtttctttttagggtgataaaaatattctggaattagacagtggtgacgCTTGCACAGaattgtgaatatattaaaaaacctgaaaatgagCTAGGAGCTGGGAATTTGGGGGTACAATCTCTTGATTTAAATATATGAGAAGCTAATATATAGCAAAGGTTACGCATGCAACCAGCTACTGAAGCCAGAGGCAATCAGCCTAAATGAATAACGTTAACCACACGTAAGAAGAAGGGACAGTGGTGGCAGTGTGGCTTTCTAAACTGAGTCTCTTTCTAACCCCGACTAGCTGTTGCTAGAAGGAGGAAACAGCCGAGGGTGGCCAGATATGACTTTTTATAAATGAGCTAAAAGTTGAGACTTCAAGGGTGGACTCTCTTGATTTAAATAAGGGAGAAAaactaatactttaaaaaaagctgaacaaataCTTTTCGAGGGTCAGAGTCATCCTCTTTCCTGGCCTCACCTAAACATCCCCTCCCCTTAAAGGGAGCCTCTGCTGCCCTCTGGGCAtcactccttccttctccagGGCCTGAAGCACTTGCTCTGGTCTCCGTCAGACCCCCTAACCCCCCGGGGATGCAAACTAGGGAGCAGATGGGGCCCAAATTTCTATTTATGTGCACGGCCCTTTCGGGAGCCTCTGTACTTTGCTTTCAAAACATCTGCGCACAAGATGCAAAACTCTTTTGGATTTGACTCACAATACAGAACGTTAGCTCAAAACTTCTCCCATTTCCTGACATGCTGAAAGCGACTAAGGCAACCACTTCAAACTTCAACTACCATCCCCTTCCCCTGAAGAGAATCAGCAGCCCTGTTGTTTGAAGAGTCTCTTACAAAGGAACCGGCCTaccctttgtctttttttgacTTTCTGTAGCGTTGGCTTCTTCAACACGTGCTTGACCCAGCGCAGGTTTCTCAATATTTAAGGGTGAAATTGTCAGAACAATTTCAACTCTTCCTTCATCTCCTGGTCTCacttccagaagaagaaactgcCCTTCTGTTTCTTCACTGGATCCACCTTCAGCCAGCAGCCGTTCCTCTTCCTGACCTTTCTCAAGCTAATACACaaaaacaggtattcaaacaaGTACAGTACTAGTAATTACAGCCTGATTCAACTCTTTGCTTTGATGAAACCACAGAATCCatagagaaaaacacaaattaaagaaGCACAGAAGATTGTCCATTGCAACCAAAATGCTTCAACTGTAATTACTAAGCATCGAGGGTCTCGGTGGTGAAACAGAACACAATTTAAAGACTCGATGCGTCTCATCGTATTCTAATTAGTGTAACTTTTTAAACTCTTCAAAAACAACATGAGGGCCCCCAAGATTTTCCTGGGaaatatttttactgtatttaattttaaattgcaaATTTTAAACTGCTTGTCCATACATAATACTGCATGAAGGGTAACTCTAAAAAATAGTTTTCTggcttcctcccctgccccccatttTATTAAAACTAGTTGTACCTTTCTAGATCCAGAGCTTTCTGCCAGGCTCACTGCACACTTACTGTCTTCACTGGCCCCGGTCACATTCTCCTCCAGAACATGAAACTGCATCACCTCCACCTCCTGCAGCAGGTACACCTCCTCCTGGATGCTAATGGTGACACACTGGTGCGGGCTCTGCTGGGACCCCTCCCCAAGCCACACCAGTGACTGCAGCCCACTACCAGCCTGCTGCACCGTCCCCTGCACCTCTTCCTGGTGCTGTGGTGCCAAGTTCTGCAGCTCTGCATCTTCGGAGGTCAAGTGCACCATCTGCAGGGTCAGGATGTGCTTCTCGCCCTCCTCCGGGATGGCCAGCAGGAGCTCCAGCTCGTCCCCTGGGATCTTGGCCTGGAGGGCCCCGTGGGTGCTCTCGGCCTCTAACTCTTCAGAGCTTGGGTGTTCCCTCGCTCTGCACaccccttcttcttcctcctccagggcTTTTTCTGTTATCAACTCTGGTTCTTTGCTTTTGGTGAACTGCTCCGGAGGGACAGAGATCTCGGTCCCTGCCATTGTGACTTGGTCTGTCAGAGAAAGAGCAAGCCGTGTGGGTGGGCACAGTGGGTTCGGCCTAGCAGGCTTTGGGGCTGCTCAAGGCCTGACAAGGTTCCAGCCTCAAAAGGCTTTGGGGCTTACACGGCTCAGGACTAAGTTAACTCAGCCTAGGCCTACAAGGGGCTGGACTAAGTAGGACTGAGACTAAAGCAGGTGTTTGTCCAGAAGATTCTAGAACCAACAGATGTGGGCCTGGGCAGGCTTTCAACAAATGCACATTCCAGGCCTGGAACGCTTGACCCTGTGCAGGCTTCCAGCAAATGCGCATTCTAGGCCTGGAAGGGAGGCCTGGACAAGCTTCCCACCAGGGCACAATTCCAGACTCAGCACCCTTTGAGCCACGGAGGCTTTTTGCCTCGAGCCTCTACCCACGCACCCTCGGCCATGCAGACCTCAGGTCTAGCATGAGCCTCTCCTGGTCTGGGGCACCTCCCCCCTCCTGGCTCCACCCTGGCCGACCCCCTCCTCGCCACCCACCGGAACCTTTCCTGCCCACACCCACGCGGAGCAGCCCCGGCTCTGGAGGAGGCTGCAGTCTGGCCCCCGGGGGTGGTCCCTCACCCGGGAGGCGTGGCATCGGCGCCCGGCCGGCCCAGTACCGGTGGGCTCCACCTCGTGCCGCGTGCTGCAGGCCGCCGCCTGCTGCCGCAGA from Tursiops truncatus isolate mTurTru1 chromosome 15, mTurTru1.mat.Y, whole genome shotgun sequence includes:
- the CTCFL gene encoding transcriptional repressor CTCFL isoform X2 encodes the protein MAGTEISVPPEQFTKSKEPELITEKALEEEEEGVCRAREHPSSEELEAESTHGALQAKIPGDELELLLAIPEEGEKHILTLQMVHLTSEDAELQNLAPQHQEEVQGTEEVYLLQEVEVMQFHVLEENVTGASEDSKCAVSLAESSGSRKLEKGQEEERLLAEGGSSEETEGQFLLLEVRPGDEGRVEIVLTISPLNIEKPALGQARVEEANATESQKKTKEGKRTFHCDICTFTSSRISSLNRHMKTHTNEKPYTCHLCLKAFRTVTVLRNHINTHTGTRPYKCGDCDMAFVTSGERARHRRYKHTHEKPFKCSMCKYASVEASKLKRHIRSHTGERPFQCHLCSYAGKDACKVKRHMRTHSGERPYECHICHARFTQSGTMKIHVLQKHGENVPKYQCPHCDTVTARKSDLRVHLLKLHTYEAAEMKCRYCSAVFHERYALIQHQKTHKNEKRFKCEHCSYACKQERHMTVHIRTHTGEKPFACLSCNRRFPQKQLLNVHFKKYHDTTFVPTVYKCPRCGKGFTRLNNMQRHLKKCGSRQEKPTTSEKGRRTKMRKPTIPKETAKEDEAAAEEASLVSGEQYPGGAGSHRLRRSHGWRRGPG
- the CTCFL gene encoding transcriptional repressor CTCFL isoform X1, with product MAGTEISVPPEQFTKSKEPELITEKALEEEEEGVCRAREHPSSEELEAESTHGALQAKIPGDELELLLAIPEEGEKHILTLQMVHLTSEDAELQNLAPQHQEEVQGTVQQAGSGLQSLVWLGEGSQQSPHQCVTISIQEEVYLLQEVEVMQFHVLEENVTGASEDSKCAVSLAESSGSRKEEERLLAEGGSSEETEGQFLLLEVRPGDEGRVEIVLTISPLNIEKPALGQARVEEANATESQKKTKEGKRTFHCDICTFTSSRISSLNRHMKTHTNEKPYTCHLCLKAFRTVTVLRNHINTHTGTRPYKCGDCDMAFVTSGERARHRRYKHTHEKPFKCSMCKYASVEASKLKRHIRSHTGERPFQCHLCSYAGKDACKVKRHMRTHSGERPYECHICHARFTQSGTMKIHVLQKHGENVPKYQCPHCDTVTARKSDLRVHLLKLHTYEAAEMKCRYCSAVFHERYALIQHQKTHKNEKRFKCEHCSYACKQERHMTVHIRTHTGEKPFACLSCNRRFPQKQLLNVHFKKYHDTTFVPTVYKCPRCGKGFTRLNNMQRHLKKCGSRQEKPTTSEKGRRTKMRKPTIPKETAKEDEAAAEEASLVSGEQYPGGAGSHRLRRSHGWRRGPG